The following are encoded together in the Variovorax sp. PBS-H4 genome:
- a CDS encoding Bug family tripartite tricarboxylate transporter substrate binding protein, which translates to MKKFLGAAALALAACLAQAQEWPQKPVTLVVPFPAGGSTDMVARAIGPKLTEKLGQPFLVDNKAGATGTIGATLVKRATPDGNTFLVTSLGPLVIAPHLIKGLQYDALKDFDLITVAVQDPNVLVVPAVSPHKTVADVIAHEKKNPGKMTFASSGNGSSDHLTAELFWQETGTMGLHVPYKGGAPAITDLLGGQVEASFQNVNAVVPHIKSGKLKALAVTGAKRSPVLPDVPTMAEAGVKNVEVYSWQAIVAPKGLPPAVRTKASEAMVAALNEPAVKQQFTAIGLEVVGNTPAQFASFQKQEFDRWKKVIETGKITID; encoded by the coding sequence ATGAAAAAATTCCTCGGCGCCGCAGCCCTCGCCTTGGCTGCCTGCCTCGCCCAGGCCCAGGAATGGCCCCAGAAGCCGGTGACGCTGGTCGTCCCCTTCCCGGCCGGCGGCTCGACCGACATGGTCGCGCGCGCCATAGGTCCCAAGCTGACCGAGAAGCTCGGCCAGCCTTTCCTGGTGGACAACAAGGCCGGTGCCACCGGCACTATCGGTGCGACGCTGGTCAAGCGCGCCACGCCGGACGGCAACACCTTTCTCGTCACGTCACTCGGGCCCCTGGTGATCGCACCGCACCTCATCAAGGGGCTGCAGTACGACGCACTGAAGGATTTCGACCTGATCACCGTGGCGGTACAGGATCCCAATGTGCTGGTGGTGCCTGCCGTTTCGCCGCACAAGACGGTCGCCGACGTGATCGCCCACGAGAAGAAGAACCCCGGCAAGATGACCTTCGCTTCGTCCGGCAACGGCTCGAGCGACCACCTCACGGCCGAGCTGTTCTGGCAGGAGACCGGCACCATGGGCCTGCACGTGCCCTACAAGGGCGGCGCGCCGGCCATCACCGACCTGCTCGGCGGCCAGGTCGAAGCGTCGTTCCAGAACGTCAACGCGGTGGTGCCGCACATCAAGAGCGGCAAGCTCAAGGCGCTGGCCGTGACCGGCGCCAAGCGCTCGCCGGTCCTGCCCGACGTGCCGACGATGGCCGAGGCCGGGGTCAAGAACGTGGAGGTCTACTCGTGGCAGGCCATCGTCGCCCCCAAGGGGCTGCCGCCTGCGGTGCGCACCAAGGCCAGCGAGGCGATGGTGGCGGCGCTGAACGAGCCTGCAGTCAAGCAGCAGTTCACCGCCATCGGCCTCGAGGTGGTTGGAAACACACCGGCCCAGTTCGCAAGCTTCCAGAAACAGGAGTTCGACCGCTGGAAGAAAGTGATCGAGACCGGCAAGATCACGATCGACTGA
- a CDS encoding HpcH/HpaI aldolase family protein — protein MRENRLRTLWKSGGAAVNGWLAIPNGFSAETMAHQGWDSLTIDLQHGVVDYQAMVTMLQAISTTGTVPVVRVPWLEPGALMKALDAGAYAVICPMVNTREDAQRLVAYTHYAPRGTRSFGPVRALLYGGADYPQQANDTIVTFAMIETAQALENLDDILSVEGLDAVYIGPSDLSLALGCRPVFDDVDAPVAQAIDHILARAKAHGLVAGIHNGTPEGALARIAKGFQFVTVSSDARLMAAGAQQVLATMRATPPTATPSNSATY, from the coding sequence ATGAGAGAGAACCGCCTGCGCACGCTGTGGAAATCCGGTGGGGCTGCCGTCAACGGCTGGCTTGCCATCCCCAATGGCTTCTCGGCCGAGACCATGGCCCACCAGGGGTGGGATTCGCTGACCATCGACCTGCAGCACGGCGTGGTCGACTACCAGGCCATGGTCACGATGCTGCAGGCCATCTCCACCACCGGTACCGTGCCGGTCGTGCGCGTCCCCTGGCTGGAGCCGGGTGCGCTGATGAAGGCGCTCGACGCGGGCGCCTACGCCGTGATCTGCCCGATGGTCAACACACGCGAGGACGCCCAGCGCCTGGTCGCCTACACCCACTACGCGCCGCGCGGCACCCGCAGCTTCGGCCCGGTGCGCGCGCTGCTCTACGGCGGCGCCGACTACCCGCAGCAGGCGAACGACACCATCGTCACCTTCGCGATGATCGAGACCGCGCAGGCGCTGGAGAACCTGGACGACATCCTTTCGGTCGAGGGGCTGGATGCGGTCTACATCGGCCCTTCGGACCTGTCGCTGGCGCTCGGGTGCCGGCCCGTCTTCGACGACGTGGACGCCCCGGTCGCCCAAGCCATCGATCACATCCTGGCCCGCGCCAAGGCGCACGGCCTGGTCGCCGGCATCCACAACGGCACGCCCGAGGGCGCGCTGGCGCGCATCGCCAAGGGGTTCCAGTTCGTCACCGTGAGCTCGGACGCGCGGCTGATGGCGGCCGGCGCGCAGCAAGTGCTGGCCACGATGCGGGCCACGCCGCCCACCGCAACGCCTTCCAACTCCGCCACCTACTGA
- a CDS encoding LacI family DNA-binding transcriptional regulator translates to MTGETSPARRSRRGSGAVTLHDVAKLAGVAPITASRALNTPAQVSPEVLRKVSEAVARTGYVRNVLAGGLASARSRLVAAVVPTIAGPVFLQTVQSLTEALAEQGYQLMLGQSGYTDSREDALLEAIIGRRPDGIVLTGILHSTEGRRRLLAAGIPVVETWDLTPTPLDMLVGFSHAEVGRAMVEFLRARGRRRLAVVAGDDERSRRRHQAFCDAARGAGLPEVPLIYVPAPTTLGSGRRALAGLLASAPGIDAVFCSSDLLALGVMTEAQARGIAVPDPLAVVGFGDLEFAADLYPALTTVRIDSVAIGRQAARFIVDRAEGREVADKVVDIGFSIVERASA, encoded by the coding sequence ATGACCGGCGAAACTTCACCCGCACGTCGCAGCCGCCGCGGCAGCGGCGCCGTCACGCTGCATGACGTGGCCAAGCTTGCAGGCGTCGCACCCATTACCGCCTCCCGTGCGCTCAACACGCCGGCCCAGGTCTCGCCCGAGGTACTCCGGAAAGTCAGCGAGGCCGTCGCGCGCACCGGCTATGTCCGCAATGTCCTGGCCGGCGGGCTGGCGTCGGCGCGCAGCCGGCTGGTCGCGGCGGTGGTACCGACGATCGCGGGGCCGGTGTTCCTGCAGACCGTGCAGTCGCTCACCGAGGCGCTGGCCGAGCAGGGCTACCAGCTGATGCTGGGCCAGAGCGGCTACACCGATTCGCGCGAGGATGCGCTGCTCGAGGCCATCATCGGCCGCCGTCCCGACGGGATCGTGCTCACCGGCATCCTGCATTCGACCGAGGGGCGGCGGCGCCTGCTGGCTGCCGGCATTCCGGTTGTCGAGACCTGGGACCTCACGCCCACGCCGCTCGACATGCTGGTCGGCTTCTCGCACGCCGAGGTGGGACGCGCGATGGTGGAGTTCCTGCGCGCCAGGGGCCGCCGCAGGCTGGCGGTGGTCGCAGGCGATGACGAGCGGTCGCGGCGCCGGCACCAGGCTTTTTGCGACGCGGCGCGCGGGGCTGGCCTGCCCGAGGTGCCGCTGATCTACGTTCCGGCGCCGACCACGCTGGGCAGCGGGCGCCGCGCGCTGGCCGGGCTGCTGGCGTCGGCGCCGGGAATCGATGCCGTTTTCTGCAGCTCCGACCTGCTGGCCCTGGGCGTGATGACCGAGGCGCAGGCCCGAGGCATTGCAGTGCCGGACCCTCTGGCGGTGGTTGGATTCGGCGATCTGGAGTTCGCGGCCGACCTGTACCCGGCACTCACCACCGTGCGCATCGACAGCGTGGCCATCGGCCGGCAGGCCGCACGCTTCATCGTGGACCGCGCCGAGGGCCGCGAGGTGGCCGACAAGGTGGTGGACATCGGCTTTTCGATCGTCGAGCGCGCAAGCGCTTGA
- the gudD gene encoding glucarate dehydratase, whose translation MSDNATPVVTELRAIPVAGSDSMLLNLSGAHGPFFTRNLLVLTDSAGRTGVGEVPGGEKIRQTLEDARELVVGQPIGAHQRVLQQVQQKFADRDSGGRGLQTFDLRTTIHAATAVESALLDLLGQHLDVPVAALLGEGQQRDAVEMLGYLFYVGDRDKTDLPYAREADAADDWSRLRHEKAMTPEAIVRLAEAAQARYGFNDFKLKGGVLRGEEEIEAVTALHERFPQARVTLDPNGGWLLKDAIRLMRDMRGVVAYAEDPCGAEEGFSGREVMAEFRRATGLPTATNMIATDWRQLSHALALQSVDIPLADPHFWTMAGSVRVAQTCRDWGLTWGSHSNNHFDVSLAMFTQVGAAAPGRVTAIDTHWIWQDGQRLTKEPLKIEGGLVQVPKKPGLGVELDMAEIEKAHQLYKAHGLGARDDAVAMQYLLPGWRFDPKRPAFVR comes from the coding sequence ATGTCCGACAACGCCACTCCCGTCGTCACCGAACTGCGCGCGATCCCGGTCGCCGGCAGCGACAGCATGCTGCTCAACCTGAGCGGCGCCCACGGCCCCTTCTTTACCCGCAACCTGCTCGTCCTGACCGACAGCGCAGGCCGGACCGGCGTCGGCGAGGTGCCGGGCGGCGAGAAGATCCGCCAGACGCTCGAGGACGCACGCGAACTGGTGGTCGGCCAGCCCATCGGTGCCCACCAGCGGGTGCTGCAGCAGGTGCAACAGAAGTTCGCGGACCGCGACAGCGGCGGCCGCGGCCTGCAGACCTTCGACCTGCGCACCACCATCCATGCCGCGACGGCCGTCGAGTCCGCGCTGCTCGATCTGCTGGGCCAGCACCTGGACGTCCCGGTTGCCGCGCTGCTCGGCGAAGGCCAGCAACGCGATGCCGTGGAGATGCTGGGTTACCTCTTCTACGTCGGCGATCGCGACAAGACCGACTTGCCCTATGCCCGTGAGGCCGATGCGGCTGACGACTGGTCGCGCCTGCGCCACGAGAAGGCGATGACTCCCGAGGCGATCGTGCGCCTCGCCGAGGCAGCGCAGGCGCGCTACGGCTTCAACGACTTCAAGCTCAAGGGCGGCGTGCTGCGCGGGGAGGAAGAGATCGAGGCCGTGACCGCGCTGCACGAGCGCTTTCCGCAAGCCCGCGTCACGCTCGACCCGAACGGCGGCTGGCTGCTCAAGGACGCGATCCGGCTAATGCGGGACATGCGCGGCGTGGTCGCCTATGCCGAAGACCCCTGCGGTGCCGAGGAGGGCTTTTCGGGCCGCGAGGTGATGGCCGAGTTCCGCCGCGCCACCGGCCTGCCGACCGCGACCAACATGATTGCGACCGACTGGCGCCAGCTGAGTCACGCGCTGGCGCTGCAGTCGGTGGACATCCCGCTGGCCGACCCGCATTTCTGGACCATGGCGGGCTCGGTTCGCGTGGCCCAGACCTGCCGCGACTGGGGCCTGACCTGGGGCTCGCATTCCAACAACCATTTCGACGTCTCGCTCGCGATGTTCACGCAGGTCGGCGCGGCGGCGCCCGGCCGCGTCACCGCGATCGACACGCACTGGATCTGGCAGGACGGCCAGCGCCTGACGAAGGAGCCGTTGAAGATCGAAGGCGGCCTGGTACAGGTTCCGAAGAAGCCGGGACTGGGCGTCGAGCTGGACATGGCCGAGATCGAGAAGGCGCACCAGCTTTACAAGGCGCATGGCCTGGGCGCGCGCGATGATGCGGTTGCGATGCAATATCTGCTTCCCGGCTGGCGTTTCGACCCGAAGCGTCCCGCCTTCGTCCGCTGA
- a CDS encoding serine/threonine protein kinase encodes MDSFATLTLPIVPGPATESGDWPTQQPDWVRFERDGPRALPEGLHLRDYEIVGPIGEGGFGVVYLAWDSVHQQHVAIKEYLPAVLAVRDRASTAVILRSPRHQDSFRIGLRSFVNEARILARFDHPALVRVLHHWEDNGTAYMAMPYYQGPTLARALAELGRAPEEAELRAWLQPLLDALGTMHALSCFHRDIAPDNILLTDTGPVLLDFGAARRVIDGAGQSPAVVFKPGFTPVEQYGELASMRQGPWTDLYALAAVVYAAITGQPPVSSIERMPDDPLQPLCTRAHGRYSEPFLATIDAALSVLPQDRPQSAAEFSARLGGDAAACQAEGDAADFAPAQPAASDALEAAAADAVVQCFLPPIAWPSVPRVEPLAALPPRPRPQPKPAPRIRSKRPALAATAVVLLGLMSAGYYRIGDPVRTEPPLAVLAAPPTAMPERTLPMPVPAPPGMQPLRVVAMPSAAFDAAPPAPAVEPAPSARRTARPAPAPERADPAPGTAHPPVRAARAPRREPAKPAAEPPPRLLAAAAPSDGGRCSELLLRASLQPLGAGEAASLRRGCE; translated from the coding sequence ATGGACAGCTTTGCCACCCTCACCCTTCCCATCGTGCCGGGTCCGGCAACCGAAAGCGGCGACTGGCCGACGCAGCAGCCCGACTGGGTGCGGTTCGAACGCGACGGCCCGCGCGCACTGCCTGAAGGCTTGCACTTGCGCGATTACGAGATCGTCGGCCCCATCGGCGAGGGCGGCTTCGGCGTGGTCTACCTCGCGTGGGACTCCGTGCATCAGCAACATGTCGCGATCAAGGAATACCTGCCGGCGGTGCTGGCCGTGCGCGACCGCGCCTCCACCGCGGTGATCCTTCGATCACCGCGCCACCAGGACAGCTTCCGCATCGGGCTGCGCAGCTTCGTCAACGAGGCCCGCATCCTTGCGCGATTCGACCATCCCGCGCTCGTGCGCGTGCTGCACCATTGGGAAGACAACGGCACGGCCTACATGGCCATGCCGTACTACCAAGGCCCGACGCTGGCGCGCGCGCTGGCTGAACTGGGCCGCGCCCCGGAGGAAGCCGAACTGCGCGCATGGCTGCAGCCACTGCTCGACGCCCTGGGCACGATGCACGCGCTGAGCTGCTTCCATCGCGACATCGCGCCGGACAACATCCTGCTCACGGACACCGGCCCCGTGCTGCTGGACTTCGGCGCCGCGCGGCGCGTGATCGACGGCGCGGGGCAATCGCCGGCCGTGGTGTTCAAGCCCGGCTTCACGCCCGTCGAGCAGTACGGCGAGCTCGCCTCGATGCGGCAGGGGCCGTGGACCGACCTCTACGCGCTGGCGGCAGTCGTATACGCAGCGATCACCGGCCAGCCGCCGGTCTCGTCCATCGAACGCATGCCCGACGACCCGCTGCAACCGCTTTGCACACGCGCGCACGGCCGCTACAGCGAGCCCTTCCTGGCGACCATCGATGCGGCACTGTCGGTGCTTCCGCAGGATCGGCCGCAGAGCGCGGCCGAGTTCAGCGCGCGGTTGGGCGGCGATGCGGCGGCCTGCCAGGCGGAGGGCGACGCGGCGGACTTCGCGCCGGCCCAGCCGGCGGCTTCGGATGCTCTCGAGGCCGCAGCAGCGGACGCCGTCGTGCAGTGCTTCTTGCCCCCGATCGCCTGGCCCTCGGTGCCGCGGGTCGAGCCGCTCGCAGCCCTTCCGCCGCGACCGCGGCCGCAACCAAAGCCGGCACCGCGCATTCGCTCGAAGCGTCCGGCCCTGGCGGCGACGGCGGTGGTGCTGCTCGGTCTGATGAGCGCCGGGTACTACCGCATCGGAGATCCGGTCCGAACGGAGCCGCCGCTGGCCGTGCTCGCCGCCCCGCCCACGGCGATGCCCGAGCGGACGCTGCCGATGCCGGTACCTGCGCCGCCCGGCATGCAGCCGCTGCGCGTCGTCGCCATGCCCTCGGCAGCGTTCGACGCAGCACCGCCCGCACCCGCTGTCGAGCCCGCGCCATCAGCACGCCGTACGGCAAGGCCTGCACCTGCCCCGGAGCGTGCCGACCCCGCGCCCGGCACGGCGCATCCACCGGTCCGGGCGGCGCGCGCGCCTCGACGCGAGCCGGCCAAGCCTGCGGCGGAGCCGCCGCCCCGACTGCTGGCCGCCGCTGCGCCCTCTGATGGCGGCCGCTGCAGCGAGCTGCTGCTGCGCGCTTCGCTGCAACCCCTGGGCGCCGGCGAGGCGGCCAGTCTGAGAAGGGGATGTGAATGA
- a CDS encoding transglutaminase-like domain-containing protein has translation MLIRIGYDIELGVSAPTALIYMLQVHPLRAGDIVGSESITLSPPLATDFYRDVFDNHCARVRVPSGVTRVRLRNEAQVFDTGWPDPVNLGAVEHTPDQLPVETLRFLLPSRYCEVDGELLAFAWSTFGQVPKGWTLVQAICDYVHQHLVFDYGSARPTRTALEAWRERVGVCRDFTHLAITLCRCMNVPARYVTGYLGDIGIPPVPYPMDFSAWFEVYLGDRWWTFDARHNTPRIGRIMIAHGRDAADVPITMVFGNHTLERFEVVTEEVVG, from the coding sequence ATGCTCATCCGAATCGGCTACGACATCGAACTCGGCGTGAGCGCGCCGACCGCGCTGATCTACATGCTGCAGGTGCATCCCTTGCGTGCCGGCGACATCGTCGGCAGCGAGAGCATCACCCTCAGTCCGCCGCTCGCGACCGACTTCTACCGCGACGTCTTCGACAACCATTGCGCACGGGTCCGCGTGCCCTCGGGCGTCACGCGGGTGCGCCTGCGCAACGAGGCACAGGTCTTCGACACGGGCTGGCCCGACCCGGTCAACCTCGGCGCGGTCGAACACACGCCTGACCAGCTGCCGGTGGAAACCCTGCGCTTCCTGCTGCCGAGCCGCTACTGCGAAGTCGACGGCGAGCTGCTGGCCTTCGCCTGGAGCACCTTCGGCCAGGTGCCCAAGGGCTGGACGCTGGTGCAGGCGATCTGCGACTACGTGCACCAGCACCTGGTCTTCGACTATGGAAGCGCCCGCCCTACGCGAACCGCACTGGAGGCTTGGCGCGAGCGTGTGGGCGTGTGCCGCGACTTCACCCATCTCGCGATCACGCTGTGCCGCTGCATGAACGTGCCCGCCCGCTACGTGACCGGCTACCTCGGCGACATCGGCATCCCGCCGGTGCCATACCCCATGGATTTCAGTGCCTGGTTCGAGGTCTACCTCGGCGACCGCTGGTGGACCTTCGATGCGAGGCACAACACGCCGCGCATCGGCCGCATCATGATTGCGCACGGCCGCGATGCTGCCGACGTGCCGATCACCATGGTGTTCGGCAATCACACGCTCGAGCGCTTCGAGGTGGTGACCGAGGAAGTGGTCGGCTGA
- the katE gene encoding catalase HPII produces the protein MTPAKKPAGSRRPKPTNGSNDKLEQLAESVAESAPRITTNQGVQIPDNHNSLRAGVRGPSLLEDFILREKITHFDHERIPERVVHARGEAAHGYFEVYKSMSQFTCADFLQDPSVKTPVFVRFSTVAGSRGSADTVRDVRGFAVKFYTREGNYDLVGNNIPVFFIQDAIKFPDLVHALKPEPHHEMPQAASAHDTFWDFASLMPETTHMLMWAMSDRAIPRSLRMMEGFGVHTFRFINARGESHFVKFHWKPKLGIHGLAWDEAQKIAGKDPDFHRRDLWEAIERGDFPEWELGVQMIPQNKEHSLPFDLLDPTKLIPEELVPVQRIGRLVLNRNPDNFFAETEQVAFHPGHVVPGIDFSNDPLLQGRLFSYTDTQLSRLGGPNFHELPINKSVCPFHNFQRDGMHRQAIARGHVAYEPHSLNDGKEFRIDGGSAGFQSFPEEIETPKVRRRSPSFDDHFTQARLFFNSQSVPEKEHIIAAFRFELSKVAAPIIRQRMVDNLALVDEKLARRVAEPLGIGAPDPKAAAGRAGYREHRMKLSIEESPALRMADTGDGSIKTRQVAILAMDGIDSASLKPIREAIEQAGAKCKVVGPRLGTVISASKRQLEVDATFLTMPSVMFDAVLVPAGAPGAEAMARNGDAVHFVLEAYKHCKAICTVGEGVQLLSRLGIGAEPPTDAAGVVVAQTPTTNLGDNSAALKIAHDFIAAIAKHRHWDRAHVEGVPA, from the coding sequence ATGACCCCCGCCAAGAAACCCGCCGGCAGCCGCCGCCCCAAGCCGACGAACGGCAGCAACGACAAGCTCGAGCAACTCGCCGAATCGGTCGCCGAGAGCGCACCGCGCATCACCACCAACCAGGGTGTCCAGATCCCGGACAACCACAACTCGCTGCGCGCAGGCGTGCGGGGACCCTCGCTGCTGGAAGACTTCATCCTGCGCGAGAAGATCACGCACTTCGACCACGAGCGCATTCCCGAGCGCGTGGTGCACGCGCGCGGTGAAGCGGCGCACGGCTACTTCGAGGTCTACAAGTCGATGTCGCAGTTCACTTGCGCCGACTTCCTGCAGGACCCGTCGGTGAAGACGCCGGTGTTCGTGCGCTTCTCGACGGTGGCCGGCTCGCGCGGCTCGGCAGATACCGTGCGCGACGTGCGCGGCTTCGCCGTCAAGTTCTACACGCGCGAGGGCAACTACGACTTGGTGGGCAACAACATTCCGGTCTTCTTCATCCAGGATGCGATCAAGTTCCCCGACCTGGTCCATGCGCTCAAGCCCGAGCCGCACCACGAGATGCCGCAGGCCGCGAGCGCGCACGACACCTTCTGGGACTTCGCATCGCTGATGCCCGAGACCACCCACATGCTGATGTGGGCCATGTCGGACCGCGCGATCCCGCGCAGCCTGCGCATGATGGAGGGCTTCGGCGTCCACACCTTCCGCTTCATCAACGCGCGCGGCGAAAGCCACTTCGTCAAGTTCCACTGGAAGCCCAAGCTGGGTATCCACGGCCTGGCCTGGGACGAGGCCCAGAAGATCGCCGGCAAGGACCCGGACTTTCATCGCCGCGACCTGTGGGAAGCGATCGAACGCGGCGACTTCCCCGAATGGGAGCTCGGCGTCCAGATGATTCCGCAGAACAAGGAGCATTCGCTGCCCTTCGACCTGCTCGACCCGACCAAGCTCATCCCCGAGGAGCTGGTGCCGGTGCAGCGCATCGGCCGGCTGGTGCTCAACCGCAACCCGGACAATTTCTTCGCCGAGACCGAGCAGGTCGCCTTCCATCCCGGCCACGTGGTGCCGGGCATCGACTTCAGCAACGACCCGCTGCTGCAGGGCCGCCTGTTCTCGTACACCGACACGCAGCTCTCGCGGCTGGGCGGGCCCAATTTCCACGAGCTGCCGATCAACAAGAGCGTCTGCCCCTTCCACAACTTCCAGCGCGACGGCATGCACCGCCAGGCCATCGCGCGCGGGCACGTGGCCTACGAGCCGCATTCGCTGAACGACGGCAAGGAGTTCCGCATCGATGGCGGCAGCGCGGGCTTCCAGTCCTTTCCCGAGGAGATCGAGACGCCGAAGGTGCGGCGCCGCAGCCCCAGTTTCGACGACCACTTCACGCAGGCGCGGCTATTTTTCAACAGCCAGAGCGTGCCCGAGAAGGAGCACATCATCGCGGCCTTCCGCTTCGAGCTCTCGAAGGTCGCGGCGCCGATCATCCGCCAGCGCATGGTCGACAACCTTGCGCTGGTCGACGAGAAGCTGGCGCGCCGCGTGGCCGAGCCGCTGGGCATCGGTGCGCCCGATCCGAAAGCGGCCGCCGGGCGGGCCGGCTACCGCGAGCACCGGATGAAGCTGTCGATCGAGGAATCGCCGGCGCTGCGCATGGCCGACACGGGCGACGGTTCGATCAAGACCCGCCAGGTGGCGATCCTCGCGATGGATGGCATCGACTCTGCTTCGCTCAAGCCGATCCGCGAGGCCATCGAGCAGGCCGGTGCGAAATGCAAGGTGGTGGGGCCGCGGCTGGGCACGGTCATCAGCGCGTCGAAGCGACAGCTCGAGGTGGACGCCACCTTCCTCACCATGCCTTCGGTGATGTTCGACGCGGTACTAGTGCCGGCCGGCGCGCCGGGCGCCGAGGCCATGGCGCGCAACGGCGACGCAGTGCATTTCGTGCTGGAGGCCTACAAGCACTGCAAGGCCATCTGCACCGTGGGCGAGGGTGTGCAACTGCTGTCGCGGCTGGGCATCGGCGCCGAGCCGCCCACCGATGCGGCCGGTGTCGTGGTGGCGCAGACACCGACCACCAACCTCGGCGACAACAGCGCGGCGCTGAAGATCGCGCACGACTTCATCGCGGCGATCGCGAAGCACCGGCATTGGGACCGGGCGCATGTCGAGGGGGTGCCGGCTTAA
- a CDS encoding 2-hydroxy-3-oxopropionate reductase has product MKIGFIGLGIMGAPMAQNLMQAGHEMVVRTRSKVPDALKGATVCSTNAEVARAAEVVILMLPDTPDVEQVLFGEEGVAAGLSKGKLVIDMSSISPIDTKRFAAKINELGCDYLDAPVSGGEVGAKAASLTIMVGGPETAFERAKPLFEKMGKNITLVGGNGDGQTTKVANQIIVALNIAAVGEALVFASKAGADPAKVRQALMGGFAASRILEVHGERMIKRTFNPGFRIALHQKDLSLALAGARSMGVALPQTASAAQLMQSCAAHGWDQLDHSALVKALEQMAAHPVAPDSE; this is encoded by the coding sequence ATGAAGATCGGATTCATCGGCCTGGGCATCATGGGCGCGCCGATGGCGCAGAACCTGATGCAGGCTGGCCACGAAATGGTCGTGCGCACCCGCAGCAAGGTGCCGGACGCGCTGAAAGGCGCCACCGTCTGCAGCACCAACGCCGAAGTCGCGCGCGCGGCCGAGGTGGTGATCCTCATGCTGCCGGACACGCCGGACGTCGAGCAGGTGCTGTTCGGCGAGGAAGGCGTGGCAGCCGGCCTGTCGAAGGGCAAACTTGTGATCGACATGAGCTCGATCTCGCCCATCGACACCAAGCGCTTCGCCGCGAAGATCAACGAGCTCGGCTGCGACTACCTGGACGCGCCGGTCTCGGGCGGCGAGGTCGGTGCCAAGGCGGCCAGCCTGACCATCATGGTCGGCGGACCCGAGACCGCGTTCGAGCGTGCGAAGCCGCTGTTCGAGAAGATGGGCAAGAACATCACGCTGGTGGGCGGCAACGGGGACGGCCAGACCACCAAGGTGGCGAACCAGATCATCGTGGCGCTCAACATTGCCGCCGTGGGCGAAGCCCTGGTGTTCGCGAGCAAGGCAGGCGCCGATCCGGCCAAGGTGCGGCAGGCGCTGATGGGCGGCTTCGCGGCCAGCCGCATCCTGGAGGTGCATGGGGAGCGCATGATCAAGCGCACCTTCAACCCGGGCTTCCGCATCGCGCTGCACCAGAAGGACCTGAGCCTGGCGCTGGCCGGTGCGCGTTCGATGGGGGTTGCACTGCCGCAGACCGCCTCGGCCGCGCAGCTGATGCAGTCCTGCGCCGCGCACGGCTGGGACCAGCTGGATCACTCGGCGTTGGTCAAGGCGCTCGAGCAGATGGCCGCGCACCCGGTGGCGCCGGACAGCGAGTAG